The following coding sequences are from one Leptolyngbya sp. NIES-3755 window:
- a CDS encoding hypothetical protein (HtaR suppressor protein homolog;~similar to AA sequence:cyanobase_aa:slr0724), whose translation MISRIDQPESDPVLEQFLEFLAEDIRRNPQQIQAVNPELVDRLRTLTADVEVSLDAPLLDQNE comes from the coding sequence ATGATTTCTCGTATTGATCAACCAGAAAGCGATCCAGTGCTTGAGCAGTTTTTAGAATTCTTAGCTGAGGATATACGCCGAAACCCTCAACAGATTCAAGCCGTAAATCCTGAGTTAGTCGATCGTCTTCGCACTTTAACCGCTGATGTAGAAGTCAGTTTAGATGCGCCCCTATTAGATCAGAATGAGTAG
- a CDS encoding Predicted hydrolases of HD superfamily protein (similar to AA sequence:cyanobase_aa:LBDG_44700): MQLTTTRLQSQIQFIVEIDQLKHVFRQTLLMDKSRRENDAEHSWHLAMMAIVLSEYADPQVNLLRVLKMVLIHDLVEIDAGDTFCYDAIAIQDQSDREQKAADRLFGMLPENLEKELRSLWEEFEAKETLDAQFAAALDRLQPLLHNYYTQGGTWKMANVTEAQVRKRMAPVSIGSPVLGKFVNDLIEDAIRQGFILKSE; this comes from the coding sequence ATGCAACTCACCACGACCAGACTCCAATCACAGATCCAATTTATTGTCGAAATCGATCAGCTAAAGCACGTTTTTCGGCAGACACTATTGATGGATAAATCGAGACGCGAAAACGATGCGGAACATTCCTGGCACTTGGCAATGATGGCGATCGTACTTTCCGAATATGCTGATCCGCAAGTCAATCTATTGCGCGTTCTCAAAATGGTGCTGATTCACGATTTAGTTGAGATCGATGCGGGCGATACTTTTTGCTACGATGCGATCGCAATTCAGGATCAAAGCGATCGAGAACAAAAAGCCGCCGATCGATTGTTTGGAATGTTGCCGGAAAATTTAGAGAAAGAACTGCGATCGTTGTGGGAAGAATTTGAGGCGAAGGAAACATTAGATGCTCAATTTGCAGCGGCACTCGATCGACTTCAGCCGTTATTGCACAATTACTATACGCAGGGCGGCACTTGGAAAATGGCGAATGTGACTGAGGCGCAGGTGAGGAAGAGAATGGCTCCAGTGTCGATCGGTTCTCCGGTGTTGGGCAAATTTGTTAACGATTTAATTGAAGATGCAATTCGACAGGGGTTTATTTTGAAATCTGAATAA